The genome window CGAATGCTGGCAGCCAGCGTTCCTGACTGCATGCACGGCGTCGATGGCCTGCCGGCCCGCCCGTTCCTTCAATCGCATGCCGGAGCCGAGATCCGAGGAGGCCTCGTGGCAGACAAAGTCAATGAGCAGATTACCGACGCGCTGACGCAGACCAACGTGAACGTCGTCGCGGGATCGCCGGCCCAGGCGCTGGGCATGCTTTACCAGATGTTCAGCCAGGCCGTCGGCATCTCGGCGCAGAACATGACGCAGCAGCAGGCGGCGCTGAACCAGATTTCGAACGCCGTCGTGTCGAAGGCGGTGGCCATGATCCTGTCCGTCGAGGCGTCGCCGAAGCCGCCATCGGGCGGCGCGGCGCTGCCCGCGGCGGCCGGGCCGCAGACGGGCCCCACGCATTAGGACGCGACGACTATCTGGACACCTAAGTCATGAACATGAAAGGTCTTTTGGATGGACGCGGAACAGGCGCGACGCAAGCGCCGGATGACGTCGCTAACGCCGCAGCCGAAGCGACGACGCAGGCCGATGCCGCGCCGCACGCCGCTGCTTCGGCAGCCGGCAAGCGTGCATGGCCGATCAACCGGCTGCGCAGGTTCACCGATGCGCTGAAGGCGCCGGACCAGATCGCGGGTGCGACCGGGGGCGCCCCGTCGGCGCTGAAGACCGTGCAGGCGATCAACGCGGAGGCGGCGTCCTACGCGACGACGCAGATATCCGTCGGCCCGAACATGATGATCACGCAGGCAGGCGGCATGGTCGCGCAGGCCGCGGCCAACTACTTCGAAGCGTCGACGTCGCTGGCGATCGCGGGCAAGAGCGTGCTGATGAAGGATCTGGCGCAGAAGACCATCGACGAGGACGTGAAAGGCATGGCGATGGATGCGGTGGGTCTGCTGTTGACGGACCTGTTTGTCGCGACCGCGGCGGTCGTCGCGGGCGCCGCGGAGGCGATCGAAGGCGAGGCCGCGAGCGTCGCGCTCGACAGGATCGACGAGAGCCTGCAGAAGTATCAGGCGTTGCTGGACAAGAAGGGCACGTAGCGCACCTGGCGCACGCAGCGCGCGGCGCCGATGACGAACGTCGCGGGCAATCGCGTCGTGTGAACCGCGGGGCGATCGCCTGCCGTGCGTGCAGCGACACCGTATCGATCGACACGACCCGCCGGACCGTCCGGGCCGATGCGGGATGTGAGCGGCGGGCACGACGCACGTTCCGGTTGAACGCGTCGCGGCCTGCTACCGGCAGTCCTGTCCAGTCATGAGGGGAACCCATGTCCTACATCATTGAGAACGTACACGGTCCCGCGCCGCTGCGGGTTGGCGAGCGCAAATGGGGCGATGCGACGGAGATCGATTTCGGCGCGATGACGAGCTGCATCGCGCTCGTCGAGCAGACGCCGGGCCAGCCGACACTGGTGCGCGGGATCCATCTGTCTATCGTCGGAGACGGCGGCACGAACGTCTACGACACGGCCGCGGATGTCGCCGGGCAGGTCGAGACGATCATGCAGCAAAGCGGCGACATGCGAGCGTGCGTCGGGCGCATCGACCTCTGGCAGGCCAGCACGTCGCAAAAGGTGCAGGATTTCTTCGTCGCGTTGATGATGAGCCTCGACATGATCGACTGGGTGCAGGTGCCGGACGGCAACCTGCGGGTGCGGATCCACGGCGGCGTGATGCAGTATCAAAAGGGCACCGACGCCTGGACCGACGTGTAGTCGGCACCGTCCGTGCAAACCGGCGCCCGCGATGCGCGCGGGCGCCGGCGACATATCGTTCGATGGTGCCGACTATCGAGTCGCTCGCGTCGACGCATCCGTTTTTTCGGCTCCGATACGTGGGTGTCGGACGGCTCCCTGCCGGCATGCCGCTTCGGACTGCGTGCACGCACGTCGCCCGCCACCGGCCCACGCCCCAGCTTTTTGCTCGTCAACACCAACAAAAAACCTCGTTTCGCCCCACGCAGCCTGTCAGCAGAATGTCTCCATTCCCGCTCACGCGACCACGCGCGTCGCATGAGCCGCACTTCAGAAGGAGACAGCCGTGGCAGTCGAAACAACCGCAATCGATACGCTCGTCGTCGGCGCCGGGCAGGCCGGCGTGGCCATGAGCGAGCATCTGGGCAAGCTGGGCGTGCCCCACCTCGTGCTGGAGCGCGACCGTATCGCCGAACGCTGGCGCACCGGGCGCTGGGATTCGCTGGTCGCGAACGGCCCCGCCTGGCACGACCGGTTCCCGGGCCTCGAATTCGACGGTCTCGATCCCGACGCGTTCGCATCGAAGGACCAGGTCGCGGACTACTTCGAAGCGTATGCGCGCAAGTTCGATGCGCCGATCCGCACCGGCGTCGAAGTGAAGAACGTGGTGCGCAACACGGGCAAGCCGGGCTTCGTCGTCGAGACGTCCGACGGCACGATCGAGGCGAACCGCGTGGTGGTCGCGACGGGGCCGTTCCAGCGTCCGGTGATTCCGCCGATCGCGCCGGACGACGCGCGCGTCGTGCAGATTCACTCCGCCGACTATCGCAACCCGGGCCAGCTTCCGGCCGGCGCGGTGCTGGTGGTCGGCGCGGGTTCGTCGGGCGTGCAGATCGCCGACGAGCTGCAGCGTGCGGGCCGGCAGGTTTACCTGTCGGTCGGGCCGCACGATCGCCCGCCGCGTGCATATCGCGGCCGCGACTTCTGCTGGTGGCTCGGCGTGCTCGGCGAATGGGACAAGGAAGTCGCGACACCCGGCCGCGAACACGTGACGATCGCGGTGAGCGGTGCACGCGGCGGCCATACGGTCGATTTCCGCGCGCTCGCGAACCAGGGCGTGACGCTGG of Burkholderia sp. NRF60-BP8 contains these proteins:
- a CDS encoding RebB family R body protein gives rise to the protein MADKVNEQITDALTQTNVNVVAGSPAQALGMLYQMFSQAVGISAQNMTQQQAALNQISNAVVSKAVAMILSVEASPKPPSGGAALPAAAGPQTGPTH
- a CDS encoding flavin-containing monooxygenase, with the protein product MAVETTAIDTLVVGAGQAGVAMSEHLGKLGVPHLVLERDRIAERWRTGRWDSLVANGPAWHDRFPGLEFDGLDPDAFASKDQVADYFEAYARKFDAPIRTGVEVKNVVRNTGKPGFVVETSDGTIEANRVVVATGPFQRPVIPPIAPDDARVVQIHSADYRNPGQLPAGAVLVVGAGSSGVQIADELQRAGRQVYLSVGPHDRPPRAYRGRDFCWWLGVLGEWDKEVATPGREHVTIAVSGARGGHTVDFRALANQGVTLVGLTKSFDGGVAVFERDLASHLARGDENYLSLLDAADAYAARNGLDLPEEPDARRILPDPDCVTHPILTLDLAGAGITSIVWATGYAVDYGWLNVDAFGPNGKPQHQRGVSKEPGIYFLGLPWLSRRGSSFIWGVWHDAKHIADHIVTQRKYLAYHDASQRRAAPQAARPDTLLLAEAAN